A single region of the Cyclopterus lumpus isolate fCycLum1 chromosome 16, fCycLum1.pri, whole genome shotgun sequence genome encodes:
- the si:dkeyp-84f3.5 gene encoding zinc finger protein 208: MPSAHPQHYFIMENLKSVNTIASTQLSGESSTFICTECGDGFSQYSNVLAHMAIHGPLESFSLDGSSNGFEVPREYVLQENGTLTVLNGFETHSSVKPVSPGVLPSHFPSPMKPVSPTLRPQPSPYKDVFRPRPSDSNMDKSRQGHYRCEICSRSFNSLQSLHRHQQYRNTERGYKCTLCCKIFEGRQDLKKHLQDHANERFHCCSHCGKRFLKMDALNAHQKENHLILKATALSKSLIKQEKKIEKTYTCRKCKCNFFWMSDFQTHSLYHCKGKGPDATFASEIEIEVNSKNIEHIPRQNCYRNGTSIDVKNGDGNILRDTSDEIDTELSSTPYRCGLCGDRFQKLTALKEHHLTHQTQEEIDQLNQESQITFKRRMPPKGRRRRASNPNGKLHPCKHCHRVFNHSSSLSRHMRYHKGTMHTCVFCGRHFPQRCDLRRHIAMYHKTELEKKPGLKPLYTNPQNGPAPDFLNGDKNSSSPDEKAKSSSDNEQTPSPEPHPKGKQSGKAGRVNYKCQECGKRFGLLCVYQRHLRYHKKEPSKCPRCPAQFKNPSSLELHLQNHPGTGEANAVRQTSRGTGSSGDPALDKGNAEDIEDDFMEHTENNKGNSSEVLYECTECTETFSCLDTFLQHQTSHGSENNG, from the coding sequence ATGCCATCAGCACATCCGCAACATTATTTCATCATGGAAAATCTGAAATCAGTGAACACTATTGCTTCAACGCAGTTAAGTGGAGAATCAAGTACCTTCATCTGCACTGAATGTGGTGATGGGTTCAGTCAGTACTCTAATGTGTTGGCTCACATGGCCATTCATGGACCTTTGGAGTCATTTTCCTTGGATGGCTCATCCAATGGATTTGAAGTCCCTCGAGAATATGTCCTACAAGAAAATGGTACACTGACAGTTCTGAATGGTTTCGAGACACATTCTTCTGTGAAACCGGTATCTCCTGGAGTCCTGCCATCGCATTTCCCATCCCCCATGAAACCAGTGTCTCCAACCCTCAGGCCACAGCCTTCTCCTTATAAAGATGTTTTCAGGCCAAGGCCATCAGACTCTAACATGGACAAGTCTCGTCAGGGCCATTATCGTTGTGAAATATGTAGCAGGTCATTCAACAGCCTACAGAGTTTACATCGTCACCAGCAGTATCGAAACACAGAGCGAGGTTACAAGTGCACTTTGTGCTGTAAGATCTTTGAAGGTCGACAGGACCTTAAGAAACACCTCCAAGACCATGCCAATGAAAGGTTTCACTGCTGTAGTCATTGTGGTAAGCGATTCCTGAAAATGGATGCACTTAATGCTcatcaaaaagaaaatcacctCATCCTCAAGGCTACAGCTTTGAGTAAATCTTTGATTAAGCAGGAAAAGAAGATTGAGAAAACATACACTTGTAGAAAGTGCAAGTGCAATTTTTTCTGGATGTCAGATTTTCAGACACATTCATTGTACCATTGCAAAGGAAAAGGACCTGATGCTACTTTTGCATCCGAAATCGAAATTGAGGTGAACTCTAAGAACATAGAACACATACCACGTCAAAACTGCTACAGAAATGGCACATCCATTGATGTTAAGAATGGTGATGGCAACATCTTAAGGGATACTAGTGATGAGATTGATACTGAATTGTCTTCCACACCATATAGATGTGGTTTATGTGGGGATCGTTTCCAAAAGCTAACAGCTCTGAAAGAGCATCATCTCACACATCAAACTCAGGAGGAAATAGATCAGCTAAATCAGGAATCACAAATAACCTTTAAGCGAAGAATGCCACCTAAAGGCCGACGTAGAAGAGCGAGTAATCCAAATGGCAAACTGCATCCTTGCAAGCACTGTCATCGAGTCTTTAATCATTCTAGTAGTTTATCTCGGCACATGAGATACCACAAGGGTACTatgcacacatgtgtattttgtGGTAGACATTTTCCCCAGCGCTGTGATTTGAGAAGGCATATAGCCATGTACCACAAAACTGAACTTGAAAAGAAACCAGGTTTGAAGCCCTTATACACAAATCCACAAAATGGTCCTGCCCCAGATTTTCTTAATGGTGACAAAAACTCAAGCTCACCTGATGAGAAAGCCAAGAGCTCCTCTGACAATGAACAAACGCCGTCACCAGAGCCACATCCAAAGGGGAAACAATCCGGAAAAGCAGGCCGAGTTAACTACAAGTGTCAGGAATGTGGAAAGAGATTTGGGCTGCTATGTGTGTACCAACGCCACTTGCGCTATCATAAAAAGGAACCTAGTAAATGTCCGAGGTGTCCAGCTCAATTCAAGAATCCTTCATCCCTGGAGCTTCATCTTCAAAATCATCCTGGCACTGGAGAAGCTAATGCTGTTCGGCAAACCTCTCGCGGCACTGGTTCCAGTGGGGACCCTGCCTTAGACAAGGGTAATGCAGAGGACATAGAGGATGACTTTATGGAACATActgaaaataataaaggaaattcTTCGGAGGTTCTTTATGAATGCACTGAGTGCACTGAGACATTCTCATGCTTGGACACGTTTCTTCAGCACCAGACTTCTCATGGCTCAGAAAACAACGGGTAA
- the fpr1 gene encoding chemokine-like receptor 1 isoform X1 produces the protein MMEVMTDSPFYHINTSDATGRNSSLYDDDDEYDYKDEHAELRQSLNIMSLIVYCLAFVLGVLGNGVVIWVTGFKMKKTVNTVWFLNLAVADFLFTAFLPLSVTYTALDFHWPFGKFMCKLNSTISFLNMFASVYILVVISVDRCVSVVWPVWAQNYRSVRKASCVSLGVWVLALILSTPYFIFRDTGPSYNNYDIINCFNNFAFSDDYETPAVNQLRQFRHQAMTITRFLLGFVVPFTVIVSCYAVIIHRLRRNRTLASHSSRPFKIIAAVITTFFLCWAPYHIMALIELVNHMANHASDTLDNVTTIGVPIATSLAFLNSCLNPILYVFMGQDFKDKVRKSILNVLESAFQEEVSGSPTGTQTMDTSQGKEMSALNTEV, from the exons ATGATGGAGGTAATGACTGATTCCCCTTTCTATCACATCAATACATCAGACGCCACTGGAAGAAATAGCTCTTTgtacgacgacgacgatgagtACGACTATAAGGACGAGCACGCCGAGCTGAGACAGTCGCTCAACATCATGTCTCTCATTGTTTACTGCCTGGCCTTTGTTCTTGGTGTGCTCGGGAATGGAGTGGTTATCTGGGTGACCGGGTTCAAGATGAAGAAAACAGTTAACACAGTCTGGTTCCTCAACCTCGctgtggccgacttcctcttcACAGCCTTTCTGCCCCTGAGTGTGACCTACACAGCTTTGGATTTCCACTGGCCTTTTGGCAAGTTCATGTGCAAACTGAACAGCACAATAAGCTTTCTGAACATGTTTGCCAGCGTCTACATTCTGGTGGTGATCAGTGTGgacagatgtgtgtctgtggtgtggcCCGTCTGGGCCCAGAACTACCGAAGTGTACGCAAGGCGTCCTGTGTGAGTCTGGGGGTTTGGGTTCTGGCTCTGATTCTCAGCACTCCATACTTCATCTTCAGGGACACTGGGCCGTCGTACAACAATTACGACATCATCAACTGTTTCAACAACTTTGCTTTTTCTGATGACTACGAAACGCCAGCTGTGAATCAGCTGCGACAGTTTCGTCATCAGGCCATGACCATCACCCGCTTCCTCCTGGGATTTGTTGTCCCCTTCACTGTTATTGTCTCCTGTTATGCTGTGATAATTCATCGTCTCAGAAGAAACCGCACCCTGGCCAGCCACTCAAGTCGCCCCTTCAAGATCATCGCTGCAGTTATCACCACTTTCTTCCTGTGCTGGGCTCCGTATCACATCATGGCTTTAATCGAGTTGGTGAATCACATGGCTAATCATGCAAGTGACACGTTAGACAATGTCACCACTATTGGAGTCCCGATAGCAACCAGCCTGGCCTTCCTCAACAGTTGTCTGAACCCAATCCTGTATGTGTTCATGGGACAAGATTTCAAGGATAAAGTCCGCAAATCCATCCTGAATGTTTTGGAGAGTGCCTTCCAGGAAGAG GTTTCCGGTTCTCCCACTGGCACACAGACAATGGACACCAGTCAGGGCAAAGAGATGTCGGCCCTTAACACTGAAGTATAA
- the fpr1 gene encoding chemokine-like receptor 1 isoform X3, which translates to MNATPFYHINTSDATGRNSSVYGDEYDYEDEYAELRQSLTIMSLIVYCLDFVLGVLGNGVVIWVTGFKMKKTVNTVWFLNLAVADFLFTAFLPLSVTYTALDFHWPFGKFMCKLTGSLSSLNIFASVYILMVISVDRCVSVVWPIWTQNHRSVRKASCVSLGVWVLALILSTPAFVFRDTGLSYHHKDIINCFNNFAFSDDYETPAVNQLRQFRHQAMTITRFLLGFVVPFTVIVSCYAVIIHRIRQNRTLASHSSRPFKIIAAIITTFFLCWAPFQILTLLELVNFQFYKSNTLDHVTTIGVPIATSLAFLNSCLNPILYVFMGQDFKDKVRKSILNVLESAFQEEVSGSPTGTQTMDTSQGKEMSALNTEV; encoded by the coding sequence ATGAATGCTACCCCTTTCTATCACATCAATACATCAGACGCCACTGGAAGAAATAGCTCTGTGTATGGCGATGAGTATGACTATGAGGACGAGTATGCCGAGCTGAGACAGTCGCTCACCATCATGTCTCTCATTGTTTACTGCCTGGACTTTGTTCTTGGTGTGCTCGGGAATGGAGTGGTTATCTGGGTGACCGGGTTCAAGATGAAGAAAACAGTTAACACAGTCTGGTTCCTCAACCTCGctgtggccgacttcctcttcACAGCCTTTCTGCCCCTAAGTGTGACCTACACAGCTTTGGATTTCCACTGGCCTTTTGGCAAGTTCATGTGCAAACTGACCGGCTCATTAAGCTCCCTGAACATCTTTGCCAGCGTCTACATTCTGATGGTGATCAGTGTGgacagatgtgtgtctgtggtgtggcCCATCTGGACCCAGAACCACCGAAGTGTACGCAAGGCGTCCTGTGTGAGTCTGGGGGTTTGGGTTCTGGCTCTGATTCTCAGCACTCCAGCCTTCGTGTTCAGGGACACTGGGCTGTCATATCACCATAAAGACATCATCAACTGTTTCAACAACTTTGCTTTTTCTGATGACTACGAAACGCCAGCTGTGAATCAGCTGCGACAGTTTCGTCATCAGGCCATGACCATCACCCGCTTCCTCCTGGGATTTGTTGTCCCCTTCACTGTTATTGTCTCCTGTTATGCTGTGATAATTCATCGCATCAGACAAAACCGCACCCTGGCCAGCCACTCAAGTCGCCCCTTCAAGATCATTGCTGCAATTATCACCACTTTCTTCCTGTGCTGGGCTCCTTTTCAAATCCTCACTTTATTAGAGTTGGTGAATTTCCAGTTTTATAAAAGTAATACATTAGACCATGTCACCACTATTGGAGTCCCGATAGCAACCAGCCTGGCCTTCCTCAACAGTTGTCTGAACCCAATCCTGTATGTGTTCATGGGACAAGATTTCAAGGATAAAGTCCGCAAATCCATCCTGAATGTTTTGGAGAGTGCCTTCCAGGAAGAGGTTTCCGGTTCTCCCACTGGCACACAGACAATGGACACCAGTCAGGGCAAAGAGATGTCGGCCCTTAACACTGAAGTATAA
- the fpr1 gene encoding chemokine-like receptor 1 isoform X2 has translation MMEVMTDSPFYHINTSDATGRNSSLYDDDDEYDYKDEHAELRQSLNIMSLIVYCLAFVLGVLGNGVVIWVTGFKMKKTVNTVWFLNLAVADFLFTAFLPLSVTYTALDFHWPFGKFMCKLNSTISFLNMFASVYILVVISVDRCVSVVWPVWAQNYRSVRKASCVSLGVWVLALILSTPYFIFRDTGPSYNNYDIINCFNNFAFSDDYETPAVNQLRQFRHQAMTITRFLLGFVVPFTVIVSCYAVIIHRLRRNRTLASHSSRPFKIIAAVITTFFLCWAPYHIMALIELVNHMANHASDTLDNVTTIGVPIATSLAFLNSCLNPILYVFMGQDFKDKVRKSILNVLESAFQEEVSRSYTYTNSMVTSRSKEKSVSDAEV, from the coding sequence ATGATGGAGGTAATGACTGATTCCCCTTTCTATCACATCAATACATCAGACGCCACTGGAAGAAATAGCTCTTTgtacgacgacgacgatgagtACGACTATAAGGACGAGCACGCCGAGCTGAGACAGTCGCTCAACATCATGTCTCTCATTGTTTACTGCCTGGCCTTTGTTCTTGGTGTGCTCGGGAATGGAGTGGTTATCTGGGTGACCGGGTTCAAGATGAAGAAAACAGTTAACACAGTCTGGTTCCTCAACCTCGctgtggccgacttcctcttcACAGCCTTTCTGCCCCTGAGTGTGACCTACACAGCTTTGGATTTCCACTGGCCTTTTGGCAAGTTCATGTGCAAACTGAACAGCACAATAAGCTTTCTGAACATGTTTGCCAGCGTCTACATTCTGGTGGTGATCAGTGTGgacagatgtgtgtctgtggtgtggcCCGTCTGGGCCCAGAACTACCGAAGTGTACGCAAGGCGTCCTGTGTGAGTCTGGGGGTTTGGGTTCTGGCTCTGATTCTCAGCACTCCATACTTCATCTTCAGGGACACTGGGCCGTCGTACAACAATTACGACATCATCAACTGTTTCAACAACTTTGCTTTTTCTGATGACTACGAAACGCCAGCTGTGAATCAGCTGCGACAGTTTCGTCATCAGGCCATGACCATCACCCGCTTCCTCCTGGGATTTGTTGTCCCCTTCACTGTTATTGTCTCCTGTTATGCTGTGATAATTCATCGTCTCAGAAGAAACCGCACCCTGGCCAGCCACTCAAGTCGCCCCTTCAAGATCATCGCTGCAGTTATCACCACTTTCTTCCTGTGCTGGGCTCCGTATCACATCATGGCTTTAATCGAGTTGGTGAATCACATGGCTAATCATGCAAGTGACACGTTAGACAATGTCACCACTATTGGAGTCCCGATAGCAACCAGCCTGGCCTTCCTCAACAGTTGTCTGAACCCAATCCTGTATGTGTTCATGGGACAAGATTTCAAGGATAAAGTCCGCAAATCCATCCTGAATGTTTTGGAGAGTGCCTTCCAGGAAGAGGTTTCTCGCTCCTATACCTACACAAACTCAATGGTCACCAGTCGGAGCAAAGAAAAGTCTGTTTCTGATGCTGAGGTATAA
- the LOC117745640 gene encoding trypsin-3-like gives MKLFLLLTFFGGAAALKEDNKIVGGSECPKNSVPHQVSLFNGYNFCGGTLLSEEWVLSAAHCKKKSDVEVRLGEHDIWEPEGTEQHIMSAKFIRHPDYNSRTQDSDIMLIKLSRPATLNSYVRPAPLPSKCASEGTMCQISGWGSLRPSNEGSRFPHKLQCLDVPLLSDDACFNSYPFQITENMICAGYLEGGKDSCQGDSGGPMMCDGELQGVVSWGHGCALRKKPGVYTKVCNYLSWIETTMASG, from the exons ATGaagctttttcttctcctgactTTCTTTGGAGGGGCAG ctgctctgaAGGAAGATAACAAGATTGTCGGGGGGTCTGAGTGTCCCAAAAATTCTGTGCCTCACCAAGTGTCTCTCTTCAATGGGTACAACTTCTGTGGCGGGACTCTTCTGTCTGAGGAGTGGGTGCTCTCTGCTgcacactgcaaaaaaaa GTCAGATGTCGAAGTTCGTCTGGGAGAGCACGACATCTGGGAACCTGAAGGGACTGAACAGCACATTATGTCAGCCAAGTTTATTCGCCACCCTGACTACAACTCCCGCACACAGGACAGTGATATCATGCTGATCAAACTGAGTCGCCCTGCAACTCTGAACAGCTATGTGCGCCCTGCTCCGCTCCCTTCAAAGTGTGCCAGTGAAGGGACAATGTGCCAGATCTCTGGATGGGGGAGTCTTCGTCCCAGCAATGAGGGCT CGAGGTTCCCTCATAAGTTGCAGTGCCTGGACGTCCCTCTCCTGAGCGATGACGCATGCTTTAATTCATATCCTTTCCAAATCACTGAAAACATGATCTGTGCTGGTTAtctggagggaggaaaagactCCTGCCAG GGTGACTCCGGGGGTCCCATGATGTGTGACGGGGAGCTCCAGGGAGTGGTGTCCTGGGGGCATGGCTGCGCTCTGAGAAAAAAGCCTGGGGTGTACACTAAAGTTTGCAATTACCTCTCCTGGATTGAGACTACCATGGCGTCAGGCTGA